In one window of Tumebacillus algifaecis DNA:
- a CDS encoding chemotaxis protein CheD: protein MNVIRVGMADLGTATSPDSLRTTGLGSCVGIALFDPKAKVAGLAHIMLPTAASADEKNRAKYANTAVPLLIQLMEQKGAIKRRIIAKLAGGAQMFTFAGQSDLMRIGPRNVEAVKLALSALTIPITAEDTGGNCGRTIELSGSDGALVIRTAKQGVTTI from the coding sequence ATGAATGTGATTAGAGTGGGAATGGCCGATCTCGGCACTGCAACTTCTCCTGACTCGCTCCGCACAACCGGGCTCGGTTCGTGCGTTGGAATCGCATTGTTCGACCCGAAGGCTAAGGTGGCCGGTCTTGCTCACATCATGTTGCCTACTGCTGCCAGCGCAGATGAGAAAAATCGGGCCAAGTATGCAAATACAGCAGTTCCGTTGTTGATTCAATTGATGGAGCAAAAAGGTGCCATCAAAAGAAGAATTATCGCTAAGTTGGCCGGAGGGGCGCAAATGTTTACGTTCGCGGGCCAAAGCGACCTGATGCGAATCGGACCGCGCAACGTGGAAGCGGTCAAACTGGCCCTCTCGGCCTTAACTATCCCAATAACAGCAGAAGACACAGGCGGAAACTGCGGCCGTACGATCGAACTGAGCGGCTCTGACGGTGCACTTGTGATTCGAACAGCAAAGCAAGGAGTTACGACGATCTGA
- a CDS encoding chemotaxis protein CheC, whose product MEDIRNLGEIQLSCLREVGNIGAGHAATALSKLLHSEIQMNVPRVSVVGFDEIADVVGGAEQLVIGIFLRIEGELPGSIFFLLHQESAKRLVSDLVGPYSTGEHEDFSEMEISALQEIGNILAGSYLSSLADFTKKDTSPTPPALAVDMAGAILSIGMIQLGQVSDYALVVDTEFRQGDLEIRGHFFLLPDPGSVNLLFQSLGVESV is encoded by the coding sequence ATGGAGGATATCCGAAATCTCGGAGAAATCCAACTCAGCTGCCTCCGTGAAGTGGGCAACATCGGTGCAGGGCACGCGGCGACCGCATTGTCCAAACTGCTCCATTCAGAGATTCAAATGAACGTTCCACGCGTCTCTGTGGTCGGTTTTGACGAGATTGCAGACGTTGTTGGTGGCGCGGAACAACTGGTGATCGGCATTTTCCTGCGCATCGAAGGCGAATTGCCGGGCAGTATCTTTTTCCTACTGCACCAGGAGAGTGCGAAGCGACTGGTTTCTGATTTGGTGGGCCCATACAGCACAGGTGAGCACGAAGATTTTTCTGAAATGGAAATATCCGCATTGCAGGAGATCGGGAACATTTTGGCGGGTTCCTATCTCTCCTCGCTCGCCGACTTTACGAAGAAAGACACATCGCCGACACCGCCAGCCCTTGCAGTAGACATGGCGGGAGCGATCTTAAGCATCGGTATGATCCAATTGGGACAGGTATCCGACTACGCTCTCGTCGTAGATACCGAGTTCCGACAAGGGGATCTTGAAATTCGTGGTCACTTTTTCCTGCTCCCTGATCCCGGTTCAGTCAATTTGTTGTTCCAGTCTTTAGGGGTGGAAAGCGTATGA
- a CDS encoding chemotaxis protein CheW — MLERKDIVEEIKVIVFSLVDEEYGVEVAQVRSIEKMQNITRVPRTPDFVIGVINLRGVVTPVIDLKTRFSLGQADYTESTRIIIVAVEDMEVGLIVDAANDVIDIPINSIEQPPAVVGGIKASYLRGVAKLDGRLLVMLNLDKVLSNEEIQAMSAMER, encoded by the coding sequence ATGTTGGAGCGCAAAGATATTGTGGAAGAAATCAAGGTAATCGTGTTTAGTCTGGTGGACGAAGAGTATGGGGTGGAAGTTGCTCAAGTTCGCTCGATCGAAAAGATGCAGAACATTACCCGCGTCCCGCGCACGCCTGATTTCGTAATCGGCGTCATTAACCTGCGCGGCGTGGTTACGCCGGTCATCGACTTGAAAACCCGCTTTTCCTTGGGTCAAGCGGACTATACAGAATCCACTCGCATCATCATTGTAGCGGTTGAGGATATGGAAGTGGGTCTGATTGTGGATGCGGCGAACGATGTCATCGACATTCCAATCAACTCGATCGAACAGCCGCCCGCGGTTGTGGGGGGAATTAAAGCTTCCTACCTGCGCGGTGTTGCCAAACTGGATGGCCGTTTACTCGTCATGCTGAACCTCGACAAAGTGCTCAGCAATGAAGAGATCCAAGCGATGTCCGCGATGGAGCGATAA
- a CDS encoding chemotaxis protein CheA, with amino-acid sequence MDMNQYLDMFIEESKEHLQAINENLLALEQSPQSLDIVNVVFRSAHTLKGMAATMGFEKMTHLTHEMENGLDLMRNGILAVSGDVMDVLFSCVDILEGQLNQIIEAGNDSASDIEVTVDKLKALVTGKPASSSVSDEEVSGIEVTEDGLIFNEYESTILRQSQESGFSAYKIMVTLNEKCIMRAARAYMVFDAYERTGEIIKSDPSVEDLEEEKFEKDFMIVLVTKKDQETVRSIGMNVSEVADVIVTQVKVEQQPEPVKTSKVEVAASAPSVAPAVSSKAAAPVVDLKAQAAAQDQKKMQIGKSVRVDIDRLDVLINLFSELVIDRTRLEQIAKDIGNGDLIETVEHMSRISTDLQNLVMTIRMVPVDTVFNRFPRMIRDLARELGKKVDFVIRGQDTELDRTVIDEIGDPLVHLLRNSIDHGLELPAARRANGKNETGRVELVAFQSGNHVFIEITDDGNGIDRDGVLKKAIDKGLVDPSSADSMPDMQVFDLLFHSGFSTAEKISDISGRGVGLDVVKTKIESLGGRVVVQSTPGQGTKFSIQLPLTLSIIQAMLVQIADEKYAIPLSSIIETAIIKKSDIKRVHRQDVIDFRGKVVPLLDLENTFSVPRDEENRQDEVNVVIVRKGEKMAALSVDFFIGQQEVVLKSLGKYLTGTVFAISGATILGDGQVALIMDCNALIQ; translated from the coding sequence ATGGACATGAATCAATATCTTGATATGTTCATTGAAGAATCAAAAGAGCATCTGCAGGCCATCAACGAAAACCTGCTTGCTTTAGAGCAATCACCTCAGTCGCTCGATATCGTCAATGTTGTGTTTCGCTCCGCTCACACCCTGAAAGGGATGGCGGCGACGATGGGCTTCGAGAAGATGACTCATTTGACGCACGAGATGGAAAACGGACTTGATCTGATGCGAAATGGGATCTTGGCTGTTAGTGGCGACGTGATGGACGTGCTGTTTAGTTGCGTAGATATTTTGGAAGGACAGTTGAATCAGATCATCGAAGCGGGCAATGACAGCGCTTCTGATATCGAAGTGACTGTGGATAAACTGAAAGCTCTCGTTACTGGTAAGCCAGCTTCTTCCTCTGTTTCCGATGAGGAAGTCTCTGGTATTGAAGTGACCGAAGACGGCCTCATATTCAACGAATATGAATCGACGATTCTTCGCCAATCGCAGGAGAGCGGGTTCAGCGCGTATAAGATTATGGTTACGCTGAATGAGAAATGCATCATGCGCGCGGCACGTGCCTACATGGTGTTCGATGCCTACGAGCGTACGGGCGAGATTATCAAATCTGACCCGAGTGTCGAGGACTTGGAAGAAGAAAAGTTTGAGAAGGACTTCATGATCGTTTTGGTGACCAAAAAAGATCAAGAAACTGTCCGCTCGATCGGGATGAACGTCTCGGAAGTTGCTGATGTCATCGTCACACAGGTCAAAGTGGAGCAACAGCCTGAACCTGTGAAAACTTCCAAAGTGGAAGTTGCGGCATCTGCTCCAAGTGTAGCTCCTGCTGTGTCCTCGAAGGCAGCCGCTCCTGTGGTCGATCTGAAAGCACAAGCGGCAGCACAAGATCAGAAGAAGATGCAGATCGGGAAATCGGTACGCGTTGACATCGACCGCCTTGACGTATTGATCAACCTCTTCTCGGAGTTGGTTATCGACCGTACCCGTCTGGAACAGATCGCGAAAGACATCGGCAATGGCGATCTGATTGAAACGGTTGAACACATGAGCCGCATCTCCACAGACCTGCAAAACTTGGTCATGACCATCCGCATGGTTCCTGTAGATACCGTCTTTAACCGCTTCCCGCGCATGATTCGCGATCTGGCGCGCGAACTTGGTAAAAAAGTTGATTTTGTCATCCGCGGTCAAGATACGGAGCTCGATCGTACTGTCATCGATGAGATCGGTGATCCGCTGGTTCATCTCTTGCGCAATTCGATCGACCATGGCTTAGAACTCCCAGCTGCCCGACGTGCAAATGGCAAGAACGAAACGGGACGCGTCGAGTTGGTGGCCTTCCAGTCTGGCAACCACGTTTTCATCGAAATCACCGATGATGGCAATGGCATCGACCGTGACGGCGTGCTGAAGAAAGCGATTGACAAAGGGCTTGTCGATCCATCGTCCGCAGACTCAATGCCGGATATGCAAGTATTTGACCTCCTGTTCCACTCTGGCTTCTCCACGGCAGAAAAAATCTCCGACATCTCGGGCCGCGGCGTTGGTCTCGATGTGGTCAAAACGAAAATTGAGTCGCTCGGCGGCCGCGTCGTCGTTCAATCCACCCCAGGCCAAGGAACCAAATTCTCCATTCAACTGCCGCTTACTCTATCGATCATTCAGGCGATGCTGGTGCAGATTGCCGATGAGAAATATGCAATTCCGCTCTCTTCGATCATCGAAACAGCGATCATTAAAAAGTCGGACATCAAGCGTGTGCATCGTCAAGACGTGATCGACTTCCGTGGCAAAGTAGTACCGCTTTTGGATCTTGAGAACACGTTCTCCGTACCGCGAGACGAGGAGAATCGTCAGGACGAAGTAAATGTGGTCATCGTTCGCAAAGGAGAAAAAATGGCGGCGCTTTCGGTCGATTTCTTCATCGGCCAGCAGGAAGTGGTGCTCAAGTCGCTGGGCAAATATCTGACCGGTACCGTATTTGCAATCTCGGGTGCCACCATCCTCGGCGACGGACAAGTTGCCTTAATCATGGACTGCAACGCTTTGATTCAATAA
- a CDS encoding protein-glutamate methylesterase/protein-glutamine glutaminase, with the protein MSPIKVLVCDDSALMRRIISDILKSDPEIMVVGAAKNGLEALELIPHLKPDVLTLDIEMPVLNGLEALPMIWRRYKLPTIMLSSLTQDGAEATIKALELGAFDFVGKPSGSISLDLRIVGEELVAKVKAAAKKEQIVRSTTYFRPLPKPIPTPPKPMRTGKRVEEIIAIGTSTGGPRALQVVLSHLPAELPAAVVIVQHMPPGFTKSLATRLDHLCQVRVHEAEHGQMLEEGHVYIAPGDYHMKIVEHRPHTYMTELSQEPPVGGHRPAVDVLFDSVAELADVRVTAAILTGMGGDGSNGMVKIKSNGGRTIAEAQESCVVFGMPRSAIAKGCVDTIVPLDRIADELRKPWKR; encoded by the coding sequence ATGAGCCCGATCAAAGTTCTCGTTTGTGACGATTCAGCTCTTATGCGTCGCATCATCAGCGACATTTTGAAATCGGACCCCGAAATCATGGTGGTTGGAGCAGCAAAGAACGGTCTGGAAGCGCTTGAACTCATACCTCATTTAAAACCGGACGTTCTTACCCTGGATATTGAGATGCCCGTCTTAAATGGTCTAGAAGCGTTGCCGATGATCTGGCGCAGATACAAACTGCCGACGATCATGCTCTCCTCTTTAACGCAGGATGGAGCGGAAGCGACGATTAAGGCGTTGGAGCTTGGCGCGTTTGACTTTGTCGGCAAGCCCTCAGGGTCTATCTCTCTCGATCTGCGCATAGTCGGGGAAGAGCTGGTTGCTAAAGTAAAAGCGGCCGCAAAAAAGGAACAAATTGTTCGCAGCACGACCTATTTTCGGCCTTTGCCAAAACCGATCCCCACACCTCCTAAACCGATGCGGACAGGGAAGCGTGTGGAAGAAATCATCGCGATCGGAACATCTACGGGCGGACCTCGCGCCTTGCAAGTGGTGCTCTCCCATTTGCCGGCCGAACTTCCAGCCGCTGTTGTCATCGTGCAGCACATGCCGCCCGGATTTACCAAATCGCTCGCCACGCGTCTTGATCATCTCTGTCAAGTTCGTGTGCATGAAGCGGAGCACGGTCAAATGTTGGAAGAAGGGCATGTCTACATCGCACCAGGGGATTACCATATGAAAATCGTGGAGCATCGCCCCCATACCTATATGACAGAGCTTTCTCAAGAACCGCCGGTCGGCGGGCACCGCCCGGCAGTTGACGTCCTGTTTGATTCGGTTGCAGAATTAGCCGATGTTCGAGTGACCGCTGCGATCCTCACCGGAATGGGCGGTGATGGTTCGAACGGCATGGTTAAAATCAAGTCAAACGGTGGTCGTACGATCGCCGAAGCACAGGAGTCCTGTGTAGTGTTTGGAATGCCGCGTTCCGCGATAGCCAAAGGTTGTGTAGATACTATTGTCCCCCTGGATCGCATTGCGGACGAGCTTAGAAAACCGTGGAAACGCTAG
- a CDS encoding MinD/ParA family protein yields MNDQAERLRSLVAKSRQEETPVRSTRVITITSGKGGVGKSNFTLNYALGLAKQGKQVVILDADVGFGNIDVLMGVTPKKTLADLIRKEATLQDILETGPCDIKFIAGGSGFQDLLDIQQEEFDYLLEQLGELQGFADYVLIDTGAGLNAQTLQLILSSDDVYVVLTPEPTAITDAYALIKMVVNREPATRIQLVVNRAQSMPEGKETAEKIRLVAQRFLNVGISTLCVLLDDPNVSKSVKRQVPFLLAYPNGLASMCITNVVQAQIKGEVAGDVSTRGMKQFLHRMVRLFQ; encoded by the coding sequence ATGAATGACCAAGCTGAGCGGTTACGTTCCCTGGTCGCAAAATCACGTCAGGAAGAAACGCCAGTCAGGTCTACGCGCGTCATCACGATCACCAGTGGCAAAGGCGGAGTAGGCAAGTCGAACTTTACCTTGAACTACGCGCTGGGCTTGGCTAAGCAAGGAAAACAGGTGGTCATTCTCGATGCGGACGTAGGATTTGGCAACATCGATGTTTTGATGGGGGTCACACCGAAAAAGACCCTAGCCGATTTGATTCGCAAGGAAGCTACGCTCCAAGACATCCTCGAAACAGGCCCATGCGATATCAAATTTATTGCGGGCGGTTCTGGATTTCAAGATCTGCTCGATATTCAACAAGAGGAATTTGACTATCTTTTGGAACAACTAGGCGAATTGCAAGGATTTGCCGACTATGTGCTGATCGACACTGGAGCTGGGCTGAACGCGCAGACGTTGCAATTGATCCTCTCGTCTGACGATGTTTATGTGGTGCTGACTCCAGAACCGACAGCCATCACAGACGCCTACGCGTTGATCAAGATGGTGGTCAATCGCGAGCCGGCCACCCGTATTCAACTGGTGGTCAACCGGGCGCAGTCCATGCCAGAAGGGAAGGAGACGGCCGAGAAGATTCGGCTGGTCGCACAGCGTTTTTTGAATGTTGGGATTTCCACACTGTGCGTTTTGCTTGACGACCCTAACGTTTCCAAATCGGTCAAACGGCAAGTGCCGTTTCTGCTTGCCTACCCCAATGGTCTCGCCTCGATGTGTATCACGAATGTGGTTCAAGCGCAGATCAAGGGCGAAGTTGCCGGGGATGTATCGACTAGAGGAATGAAACAGTTTTTGCATCGAATGGTTCGGCTGTTTCAATAG
- the flhF gene encoding flagellar biosynthesis protein FlhF, producing MLVKRYLVKEMPEAVSMIREELGSDAVILSTKKVHKRGFLGLFPKTHIEVIAAANEQEPPVEPRVQQFNARPTATNAYQRQMGQPPTTPSPAETPVATPPAPPKPEPLSVSETAPVMEDDEKVLKEVQELRTMFRSLLNSSYNQLMPEAVVNVRKQMLKNDLSEEAVDELIERGIRNITQVHEVSEQEFRGILTNFIREDLERYSPPAQIALKSRVVAFIGPTGVGKTTTIAKLAAEQVLARGKKVGLITTDTYRIAAVEQLRTYANILGIPLEVCYAPEDIKRAMGVYADFDLVLIDTAGRNYHNLLNVRQLNTYLEEIQPDETYLVLSLTTKASDLEEIAGNFTQVRADKFLFTKSDETKTYGAVYNLVTRYKKPLSYLTTGQNVPEDIEEVSTEKLAKLLTGEILYE from the coding sequence ATGTTAGTGAAACGATATCTTGTCAAAGAGATGCCTGAAGCCGTGTCGATGATACGCGAGGAACTGGGCAGCGATGCTGTCATTCTCTCCACAAAAAAAGTACATAAGCGCGGCTTTCTCGGGCTGTTTCCGAAAACGCATATCGAAGTGATCGCGGCAGCTAACGAGCAGGAGCCACCCGTTGAGCCGCGAGTGCAGCAGTTCAACGCTCGTCCGACGGCTACTAATGCCTACCAACGCCAGATGGGGCAGCCGCCCACTACACCTTCACCAGCCGAAACGCCAGTTGCAACTCCTCCAGCACCTCCGAAACCGGAACCTCTATCTGTGTCAGAAACGGCACCAGTGATGGAAGATGATGAGAAGGTGCTCAAGGAAGTCCAGGAATTGCGCACGATGTTTCGGAGCCTCCTTAACTCTTCTTACAATCAACTAATGCCAGAAGCGGTGGTCAATGTCCGCAAACAAATGCTCAAAAATGATCTCTCTGAGGAAGCGGTCGATGAACTGATTGAACGAGGAATTCGAAATATTACTCAGGTTCATGAAGTTAGCGAGCAGGAATTTCGGGGTATTTTGACAAATTTTATTAGAGAGGATTTAGAACGCTATAGTCCTCCAGCTCAAATCGCTTTAAAATCAAGAGTTGTTGCGTTTATTGGGCCGACAGGAGTAGGGAAGACGACGACCATCGCGAAACTAGCAGCGGAGCAAGTGCTCGCCCGTGGCAAGAAGGTAGGGTTGATTACCACTGACACGTACCGGATCGCTGCCGTTGAGCAACTTCGCACTTATGCGAACATTTTGGGCATTCCGCTTGAAGTCTGTTATGCGCCCGAAGACATCAAGCGTGCGATGGGCGTGTATGCAGACTTCGATCTGGTTCTGATCGACACGGCGGGACGCAACTATCACAATCTTCTCAATGTACGGCAGTTAAACACCTACCTTGAGGAGATCCAACCGGATGAGACCTATCTGGTGCTCTCGCTTACGACGAAGGCATCCGACTTGGAAGAGATCGCCGGTAACTTCACACAGGTGCGCGCCGACAAGTTTCTGTTCACGAAATCGGATGAGACCAAAACGTACGGTGCGGTTTACAACCTGGTCACTCGGTACAAGAAGCCACTGTCCTATCTGACGACAGGGCAAAACGTGCCGGAGGACATTGAAGAAGTCTCAACAGAAAAACTCGCCAAACTTCTGACAGGGGAGATTTTGTATGAATGA
- the flhA gene encoding flagellar biosynthesis protein FlhA: MKLKDFGVIGAVIGIVIMMVIPLPTALLDFLIIINLSISLTILLVAMNTKEPLQFAIFPSLLLLTTMFRLSLNVSSTRAILSQGEAGNVIHTFGTFVIGGNAVVGIIVFLILVIIQFIVITKGSERVAEVAARFTLDAMPGKQISIDADLNSGLITEKEAKDKRQKIEREADFYGAMDGASKFVKGDAIAGIIIVVINIVAGFIIGVAMRGESAAEAMQTYTILSVGDGLVSQIPALLISTATGLVVTRAASDGTLSDDLSKQLLAYPRMLYIVAGVIAMLGLFTPIGVISTWPIAGLLVFGGIQMQRTMKVEELREVEREEEVKQDEVRSPESVLSLIHVDPIEFEFGYALIPLADVNQGGDLLDRVIMIRRQCAIEMGLIVPVIRIRDNIQLRPNEYVIKIKGNEVARGELLLDHYLAMSPGVDDESVVGIPTKEPAFGLPALWIAENMREGAEFAGYTVVDPPSVVATHLTEVIRTHASELLGRQETKQLIDSLRENYPALVEEVVPSQLSIGEVQKVLVNLLREKISIRDLVTIVESLADYCQYTKDPDILTEYVRQALARQITNQYRTSHGPVKVITLAPAVEKVVVDNIQNSEHGAYLALDPRISQQMYQKLAEQVQGLVAMGHSPILITSPNIRMHVRKLIERVLPDVAVLSFNELDATVEVQSGGVVNL; the protein is encoded by the coding sequence TTGAAGTTAAAAGATTTCGGCGTAATCGGAGCAGTCATCGGCATTGTGATCATGATGGTCATTCCTCTGCCGACCGCTTTACTGGATTTTCTGATCATCATCAACTTAAGCATCTCGCTGACCATTTTGCTCGTCGCGATGAACACCAAAGAACCGCTGCAGTTTGCGATCTTCCCATCCTTGCTGCTGCTGACCACGATGTTTCGACTTTCTTTGAACGTTTCCTCAACCCGCGCGATCCTCTCACAAGGGGAAGCGGGGAACGTCATTCACACGTTTGGTACGTTCGTAATCGGCGGCAACGCTGTCGTCGGGATCATCGTGTTTTTGATTCTTGTCATCATTCAGTTTATCGTCATCACCAAAGGTTCGGAGCGTGTGGCGGAAGTTGCAGCGCGCTTTACACTCGATGCGATGCCAGGTAAACAGATCTCGATTGACGCTGACTTAAACTCCGGGTTGATTACGGAGAAAGAAGCGAAGGACAAGCGTCAGAAGATCGAACGAGAAGCTGACTTCTACGGTGCGATGGACGGTGCATCCAAATTTGTTAAAGGGGACGCGATCGCAGGTATCATCATCGTCGTGATCAACATTGTGGCGGGCTTCATCATCGGTGTTGCGATGCGTGGTGAATCGGCAGCTGAAGCGATGCAGACCTACACGATTCTTTCTGTCGGTGACGGTTTGGTTTCACAGATTCCTGCGCTGCTCATCTCGACGGCGACTGGTCTTGTTGTCACCCGTGCAGCATCGGACGGCACGTTGAGCGACGACCTTTCCAAACAACTGCTCGCCTATCCGCGCATGTTGTACATCGTTGCTGGTGTGATCGCAATGCTTGGTCTGTTCACGCCGATCGGTGTGATCAGCACTTGGCCGATCGCCGGGTTGCTCGTTTTTGGCGGTATTCAGATGCAGCGAACGATGAAGGTGGAAGAACTGCGTGAAGTGGAGCGCGAAGAAGAGGTCAAGCAAGACGAAGTGCGTTCGCCTGAAAGCGTATTGTCACTGATTCACGTTGATCCGATCGAGTTCGAATTTGGTTATGCGCTCATTCCGCTCGCTGATGTCAATCAGGGCGGCGATCTGCTGGATCGCGTGATCATGATTCGCCGTCAGTGCGCGATTGAGATGGGTTTGATCGTGCCGGTGATACGGATTCGTGACAACATCCAACTTCGTCCCAATGAGTATGTCATCAAGATCAAAGGAAACGAAGTGGCGCGAGGCGAGCTGTTGCTCGACCATTACCTCGCGATGAGTCCAGGTGTAGACGACGAATCTGTCGTCGGGATCCCTACCAAAGAACCTGCATTTGGCTTGCCTGCGCTGTGGATTGCTGAAAACATGCGCGAAGGAGCCGAGTTTGCCGGTTACACGGTTGTTGATCCGCCATCTGTGGTAGCGACACACTTGACAGAAGTGATTCGCACCCATGCGAGCGAACTGCTCGGACGCCAAGAGACCAAGCAACTGATCGATTCCTTGCGTGAGAACTACCCGGCTCTGGTCGAAGAAGTGGTGCCGTCGCAGCTGTCGATCGGTGAAGTACAGAAGGTGCTGGTCAACCTTCTGCGCGAAAAAATCTCCATTCGTGACCTTGTCACCATCGTCGAGTCGCTGGCCGACTACTGCCAGTACACCAAAGACCCAGACATTCTCACCGAGTATGTACGACAGGCTTTGGCGCGCCAGATCACCAACCAATATCGAACTTCGCACGGCCCGGTGAAAGTGATTACACTGGCTCCTGCGGTCGAAAAGGTTGTGGTTGATAACATTCAAAACTCTGAACACGGTGCCTATCTTGCGCTCGATCCGCGCATTTCACAGCAGATGTATCAAAAGCTGGCTGAACAGGTGCAGGGACTGGTGGCGATGGGTCACTCGCCAATCCTCATCACGTCTCCGAACATTCGGATGCACGTCCGCAAACTGATCGAACGCGTGTTGCCTGATGTGGCTGTGCTGTCGTTTAACGAATTGGATGCAACCGTTGAAGTACAAAGCGGAGGGGTGGTGAACCTGTAA
- the flhB gene encoding flagellar biosynthesis protein FlhB: MIRINLQLFAGEKTEKATPKKRQDARKKGQVARSQEFGQAIVLLVGLFCLKLMSGTFLAKLVERFQVQLTSGLSYELNDQSIAPLFLDLTLTVAMLVLPISGVIMVIGGFVAYFQVGSLFTMKPLMPDIKKIDPIQGFKRIFSMRTLVELIKSLLKMTIVSVIVYLELMGDWKRVSQLGSMEVLDILHVVGSIAFSIFWKVGIAIFILALFDLFYQRFDYNKNLRMSKQEVKEEYKQTEGSPEIKGKIKERQRQMAMRRMMADVPQADVVITNPTHYAIAIKYEADQMAAPQVVAKGIDEVAQRIKKVAKEANVVMVENRPLAQTLYKTVEIGEGVPGELFQAVAEVLAYVYRLKGKV, from the coding sequence ATGATTCGTATTAACCTCCAATTATTCGCTGGTGAGAAGACAGAAAAAGCCACGCCTAAGAAACGGCAAGATGCCAGAAAAAAGGGGCAGGTCGCTCGCAGTCAGGAATTTGGTCAGGCGATCGTGCTCTTGGTCGGTCTGTTTTGTTTGAAACTGATGTCTGGCACCTTCCTTGCAAAACTGGTGGAACGGTTTCAGGTACAGCTGACGAGCGGGCTATCTTATGAACTGAATGATCAATCGATCGCACCGTTGTTTTTAGATTTAACACTGACGGTGGCCATGCTCGTGCTCCCCATCAGTGGAGTAATCATGGTGATCGGAGGATTTGTCGCTTACTTTCAGGTCGGTTCTCTGTTTACGATGAAACCGTTGATGCCTGATATTAAAAAGATCGATCCAATCCAAGGTTTTAAGCGCATATTTTCAATGCGAACCTTGGTAGAACTGATCAAATCACTCTTAAAGATGACGATCGTTTCGGTTATCGTTTATCTCGAATTAATGGGTGACTGGAAGCGAGTGTCGCAACTCGGCTCGATGGAAGTGCTCGACATCTTACATGTGGTAGGAAGTATAGCCTTTAGTATTTTCTGGAAAGTCGGAATTGCGATCTTCATTCTTGCTCTCTTTGACCTGTTCTATCAACGTTTTGATTATAATAAAAACCTTCGGATGTCCAAGCAAGAAGTAAAAGAAGAGTACAAGCAGACAGAGGGTAGTCCTGAGATCAAAGGGAAGATCAAAGAGCGCCAACGCCAGATGGCGATGCGACGAATGATGGCCGATGTACCGCAAGCGGACGTCGTCATCACCAACCCGACCCACTATGCGATCGCGATAAAATATGAGGCCGATCAAATGGCTGCACCACAAGTCGTAGCGAAAGGGATCGACGAAGTGGCGCAGCGCATCAAAAAGGTGGCCAAAGAAGCGAACGTTGTGATGGTTGAGAACAGGCCGCTCGCACAAACGCTCTACAAGACGGTTGAAATTGGTGAAGGGGTGCCAGGTGAATTGTTTCAAGCGGTCGCTGAAGTGCTCGCCTATGTCTATCGCCTGAAGGGTAAAGTGTAA
- the fliR gene encoding flagellar biosynthetic protein FliR, with the protein MLGLVVTYVEVFTLVLVRISSFFFLTPFFGARNIPMVIKIALAFMIALLMTPVLAASEAGQLYAGAGFADMFLIIVKELMVGITLAMIAAFIFAAIQVGGMFIDMQIGFVMANVFDPLTGASAPLTGQFKYALAMLLFLGLDGHHGLLAALLQSYNFLPLGSFVMSDNLLSIVVETFTVMFLLGLKIAAPIIASLFLTDVGLAILSRAVPQMNVFVIGMPTKVLVGSVMIFVAMPAFIYLLRGLFHTMYGQLDMLLRAVGGI; encoded by the coding sequence ATGCTAGGTCTAGTCGTTACCTATGTAGAAGTGTTCACCCTTGTCTTAGTTCGGATCTCAAGTTTCTTCTTCCTAACCCCCTTTTTTGGAGCAAGAAACATTCCGATGGTGATTAAAATCGCACTTGCCTTCATGATCGCATTGTTGATGACACCTGTGTTGGCAGCTTCTGAAGCAGGGCAATTGTACGCTGGTGCTGGATTTGCAGACATGTTTTTGATCATCGTGAAAGAACTTATGGTCGGAATTACACTTGCGATGATTGCGGCCTTTATTTTCGCTGCAATACAGGTCGGCGGTATGTTTATCGACATGCAGATCGGGTTCGTGATGGCAAACGTTTTTGACCCGTTGACTGGCGCTTCCGCTCCGCTCACTGGCCAGTTTAAATATGCGCTTGCCATGTTGCTGTTTTTAGGTTTGGATGGTCATCACGGGTTGCTGGCAGCTCTCTTGCAAAGCTACAACTTCTTGCCGCTTGGCTCGTTTGTCATGTCAGATAACCTGCTCTCAATTGTGGTTGAAACTTTCACGGTCATGTTTCTACTGGGCTTAAAGATTGCTGCTCCGATCATCGCTTCCCTGTTTCTCACCGATGTGGGTTTAGCGATTCTCTCCAGGGCTGTGCCGCAGATGAACGTCTTTGTCATCGGGATGCCGACTAAAGTGTTGGTCGGTTCTGTGATGATCTTTGTCGCCATGCCTGCATTCATCTATCTTCTTCGGGGGCTGTTCCATACGATGTATGGTCAACTGGATATGCTCCTGCGGGCAGTGGGAGGCATCTAG